One stretch of Cystobacter fuscus DSM 2262 DNA includes these proteins:
- a CDS encoding caspase family protein, with amino-acid sequence MRLLRCALVMGWATLLVGTAASAAPERVTYALIIANNIGTEPRQAPLRYADDDGARYYELLSPRAKETVLLSVLDAETQALRPGLAARTAPPTRASLQQALGRLNARMAEDKARGDIPVLYFIFTGHGQRGSAGEGAVSLLDGAFTRTELYNRVLAPSQASFIHLIVDACDSYFLVHSRGALPVAPARWEAVRERLAMRELARYPHVGAVLSTSREQESHEWSAIRSGVFSHQVLSALSGAADVNADGRVEYSELQAFIAAANQGVDDVRGRLEVSIQPPALDRAAPLVDLSHRAGLGFLLLTPGLEGRVWVEDARGIRVAELNKERERSLVLGLPPGQGYFLRAPGREAPFQLARAGVVVDARGLTWREQSFAARGALEDTFRDKLFSVPFGPHFYEGYMASLGESPVAPEQQADLTP; translated from the coding sequence ATGCGATTGCTCCGATGCGCTCTGGTGATGGGGTGGGCGACGCTCCTGGTTGGAACCGCCGCGAGTGCCGCGCCCGAGCGCGTCACCTACGCGCTCATCATCGCCAACAACATCGGGACCGAGCCCCGACAGGCCCCGCTGCGCTACGCCGATGACGACGGGGCGCGCTACTACGAGCTGCTCTCCCCACGCGCGAAGGAGACGGTGCTGCTGAGCGTCCTGGACGCCGAGACGCAGGCGCTGCGCCCGGGACTCGCCGCCCGCACGGCGCCTCCCACCCGCGCCTCGCTCCAGCAGGCGCTCGGCCGGCTCAATGCGCGCATGGCCGAGGACAAGGCACGCGGCGACATCCCGGTGCTCTACTTCATCTTCACGGGCCACGGGCAACGGGGCTCCGCTGGCGAGGGCGCGGTGAGCCTGCTGGATGGGGCCTTCACCCGCACGGAGCTCTACAACCGGGTGCTCGCGCCGAGCCAGGCGTCGTTCATCCACCTCATCGTGGACGCATGTGACTCGTACTTCCTCGTCCACTCGCGCGGCGCCCTGCCCGTGGCCCCTGCCCGGTGGGAGGCGGTGCGCGAGCGGCTGGCCATGCGCGAGCTGGCGCGCTACCCACATGTGGGCGCCGTGCTGTCCACCTCGCGCGAGCAGGAGAGCCACGAGTGGAGCGCCATCCGCTCGGGCGTCTTCAGCCACCAGGTGTTGTCGGCGCTCTCGGGCGCCGCGGACGTCAACGCGGACGGGCGGGTGGAGTACTCGGAGTTGCAGGCCTTCATCGCCGCGGCCAACCAGGGCGTGGACGACGTGCGCGGCCGGCTGGAGGTGTCCATCCAACCGCCCGCGCTCGACCGGGCGGCGCCGCTGGTGGACCTGAGCCACCGCGCGGGCCTGGGCTTCCTCCTGCTGACGCCGGGACTGGAGGGCCGCGTGTGGGTGGAGGACGCGCGGGGCATCCGGGTGGCGGAGCTGAACAAGGAGCGCGAGCGCTCGCTGGTGCTGGGGCTGCCCCCCGGCCAGGGCTACTTCCTGCGCGCCCCGGGACGCGAGGCCCCCTTCCAGCTCGCCCGTGCGGGCGTGGTGGTGGACGCCAGGGGCCTCACCTGGCGCGAGCAGTCCTTCGCGGCACGCGGCGCCCTGGAGGACACCTTCCGGGACAAGCTCTTCTCCGTGCCCTTCGGGCCCCACTTCTACGAGGGCTACATGGCCAGCCTCGGAGAGTCCCCCGTGGCCCCCGAGCAACAGGCGGACCTCACCCCATGA